A genomic segment from Nymphalis io chromosome 15, ilAglIoxx1.1, whole genome shotgun sequence encodes:
- the LOC126773717 gene encoding unconventional myosin IC isoform X1, protein MGFGEPKKCDCGFLFRILKQRERYVRPVSVQGVMEHALQHRERVGVQDFVLLEDFRSEAAFIDNLKKRFHENIIYTYIGNVLISVNPYKNLPIYTEEKQKLYYKKAFFEAPPHVFAIADNAYRSLVYEHREQCILISGESGSGKTEASKKVLEYIAARTNHLRNVENVKDKLLQSNPLLEAFGNAKTHRNDNSSRFGKYMDIQFNYEGAPEGGHILNYLLEKSRVVSQMSGERNFHIFYQLLAGGDQELLKHLRLQGRPEVYKYTTDMVTPNSQKMNDAEQFRTVREAMKIIEIAENEQNEMFEIVASVLHLGNVKFVQNDKGYAEILNHDANSGNVAELLKLNTTKLREALTSRTIEARGDVVTTPLDLEQAKYARDALAKALYEKHFRWLVSRVNSSLAPKEKDPRASVIGILDIYGFEIFPKNSFEQFCINFCNEKLQQLFIQLTLKSEQEEYLREGIEWEPVEYFNNIIICDLIEERHRGIISILDDECLRPGDATDLSFLEKLSQRLDGHAHYKSHQKVDSRTQKLMGRDEFCLVHYAGDVTYTVNTFIEKNNDLLFRDLQSVMASSGNNIAGDCFKDLNLASKKRPETAITQFKNSLNELIKILSSKEPSYIRCIKPNDFKTPMHFDDKLVSHQVKYLGLMENLRVRRAGFAYRRTYEAFLERYKCLSQETWPNFHGPAREGVHKLVEAMKYEKEEFRMGNTKIFIRFPKTLFDTEDAYQIKKNDIATIIQSRWRGYSQRKQYLKMRAAAIIIQKWVRRFLAQKLKERRRKAADVIRAFIKGFITRNGPETVENRRFLGIAKVHWLKRLSTRLPSKLLDMSWPTCPATCQQASRELQHLHRRHLARKYRLALSPTDKKQFELKVLAEKMFKGKKNSYPSSIRERFVDDRLSEDQRVLRNTFMASPSWPAGEKLIYSCEAVKYDRRGYKPRARALLASDAALYVLDAASRKTYKLKHRLPLDKLRVVVTNETDELVLIKIPQELKKDKGDLIISVSHIIEALTIVTDYTKKPELIEIVDTRTIAHNLVNGKQGGTIEVTNGPQPAIQRAKSGNLLVVASP, encoded by the exons ATGGGCTTCGGTGAGCCGAAAAAGTGCGATTGCGGCTTTTTATTTAGGATTTTGAAACAACGTGAACG GTACGTGCGTCCGGTGTCCGTGCAAGGCGTGATGGAGCACGCCCTACAGCATCGGGAGCGAGTAGGCGTGCAGGACTTTGTGCTGCTCGAAGACTTCCGTTCCGAAGCAGCGTTTATTGACAACTTGAAAAAGCGATTCCACGAGaacattatttat acgtACATCGGAAATGTGCTGATTTCCGTAAATCCATACAAGAATCTACCGATTTACACCGAggaaaaacaaaagttatattACAAGAAGGCCTTTTTCGAAGCTCCACCACACGT ATTCGCTATTGCCGATAACGCATACAGATCTTTGGTTTACGAACATAGAGAACAATGCATCTTGATTTCAG GTGAGTCTGGGTCTGGTAAGACTGAAGCCTCCAAAAAGGTTCTTGAATATATCGCAGCACGTACCAACCACTTACGCAACGTGGAAAATGTCAAAGATAAGCTGCTACAAAGTAATCCTTTACTGGAAGCCTTCGGTAATGCCAAGACACACAGGAATGACAACTCCAGTCGATTCGGCAAGTACATGGACATTCAGTTCAACTACGAAGGCGCTCCCGAAGGTGGACACATCTTAAACTATTTGCTGGAGAAGTCGAGAGTAGTTAGTCAGATGTCTGGTGAAAGAAATTTCCATATCTTCTACCAGTTACTCGCTGGTGGTGATCAGGAACTATTGAAGCATTTGAGACTACAGGGAAGACCAGAGGTTTACAAATACACGACTGATATG GTCACGCCAAATAGTCAGAAGATGAATGATGCGGAACAATTCCGAACTGTCAGAGAAGCGATGAAGATTATCGAGATCGCTGAGAACGAGCAAAATGAGATGTTCGAGATAGTGGCCAGCGTGTTGCACCTTGGAAACGTGAAGTTTGTGCAAAACGATAAAGGCTACGCAGAGATACTAAATCATGATGCCAATAGTGGAAACGTCGCTGAG CTTCTGAAACTAAATACAACTAAACTTCGTGAAGCGCTTACCAGCCGCACCATCGAGGCACGCGGAGATGTGGTCACTACCCCCCTTGACCTAGAACAGGCGAAGTACGCACGGGATGCGCTCGCCAAGGCTTTGTATGAGAAGCACTTTAGGTGGCTCGTCTCCAGGGTCAACTCTTCGCTAGCCCCCAAGGAAAAAGATCCACGCGCATCTGTAATTGGAATCCTTGACATTTATGGATTCGAGATTTTCCCAAAGAAtag CTTTGAACAGTTCTGCATCAATTTCTGCAATGAAAAACTACAGCAGCTCTTCATCCAGCTAACTCTGAAGTCAGAACAGGAGGAGTACCTGCGCGAAGGCATCGAATGGGAACCGGTCGAGTACTTCAATAACATAATCATTTGTGACCTCATCGAGGAGAGACATAGAG gtataaTATCGATCCTGGACGACGAATGTCTCCGACCCGGAGACGCAACGGACCTCAGCTTCTTGGAGAAGTTGTCTCAACGTCTGGACGGACACGCGCACTACAAATCGCACCAGAAAGTCGATTCGCGAACTCAGAAACTGATGGGACGAGAT GAGTTCTGCCTGGTCCACTACGCAGGCGACGTGACGTACACCGTCAATACCTTCATAGAAAAGAACAACGATTTGCTGTTCCGAGACTTGCAAAGCGTCATGGCATCTAGTGGAAACAACATAGCTGGAGATTGCTTTAAG gaccTGAACCTAGCAAGCAAGAAGCGCCCAGAGACAGCCATCACTCAATTCAAGAACTCACTGAATGAATTAATCAAGATCCTGAGCAGCAAAGAGCCTTCCTACATCCGATGCATCAAGCCCAATGACTTCAAAACTCCTA TGCACTTCGACGATAAGCTGGTGTCACATCAAGTGAAGTACCTCGGGCTGATGGAGAATCTGCGCGTGCGTCGCGCTGGCTTCGCGTACCGACGAACATACGAAGCTTTCCTCGAACG ATACAAGTGCCTGAGCCAAGAGACTTGGCCCAATTTCCACGGTCCTGCCAGAGAAGGCGTCCATAAACTTGTCGAGGCGATGAAATACGAAAAGGAGGAATTCAGAATGGGCAA CACAAAAATCTTCATCCGATTCCCAAAAACTCTATTTGATACCGAAGATGCATATCAAATCAAGAAGAACGACATAGCCACTATAATTCAAAGCCGCTGGCGAGGGTACAGTCAGAGAAAGCAGTATCTCAAGATGAGAGCAGCTGCTATCATCATACAGAAGTGGGTCAGGAGGTTCCTAGCTCAAAAGCTTAAGGAAAGGAGACGGAAGGCTGCGGACGTCATCAGGGCCTTTATTAAAg GTTTTATCACGCGCAACGGACCTGAGACCGTTGAAAACCGTCGGTTCCTCGGCATAGCCAAGGTGCACTGGCTCAAGCGCCTGTCGACGCGTTTGCCGAGCAAGTTGCTGGACATGTCGTGGCCGACGTGCCCCGCCACCTGCCAGCAAGCGTCCCGCGAGTTGCAGCATCTGCACCGCCGACACCTCGCTCGGAAATACAGACTAGCACTCTCACCGACAGATAAGAAGCAGTTCGAGCTCAAAGTGCTGGCCGAGAAGATGTTCAAGG GAAAGAAGAACAGCTATCCTAGCAGCATACGCGAGAGGTTCGTTGACGACCGGCTGTCGGAGGATCAACGCGTGTTGCGGAACACCTTCATGGCGTCTCCATCTTGGCCCGCGGGCGAGAAGCTCATT TACTCGTGCGAGGCGGTGAAGTACGACCGGCGCGGCTACAAGCCCCGCGCGCGCGCGCTGCTGGCGTCCGACGCCGCGCTCTACGTGCTGGACGCCGCCTCGCGCAAGACCTACAAGTTGAAGCACCGCCTGCCGCTCGATAAGCTGCGCGTCGTCGTCACCAACGAGACCGACGAGCTCGTCCTCATCAAGATTCCGCAGGAGCTCAAGAAGGACAAG GGTGATCTGATAATCTCCGTGTCCCACATTATCGAGGCACTCACTATCGTCACCGACTACACCAAGAAACCCGAACTGATCGAGATCGTTGACACGAGGAC TATTGCGCATAATTTGGTGAATGGCAAACAAGGAGGCACCATCGAAGTGACGAACGGCCCGCAACCTGCTATCCAGCGTGCCAAGAGCGGAAACTTGCTTGTG GTTGCCTCTCCATAA
- the LOC126773717 gene encoding unconventional myosin IC isoform X3, translating into MEHALQHRERVGVQDFVLLEDFRSEAAFIDNLKKRFHENIIYTYIGNVLISVNPYKNLPIYTEEKQKLYYKKAFFEAPPHVFAIADNAYRSLVYEHREQCILISGESGSGKTEASKKVLEYIAARTNHLRNVENVKDKLLQSNPLLEAFGNAKTHRNDNSSRFGKYMDIQFNYEGAPEGGHILNYLLEKSRVVSQMSGERNFHIFYQLLAGGDQELLKHLRLQGRPEVYKYTTDMVTPNSQKMNDAEQFRTVREAMKIIEIAENEQNEMFEIVASVLHLGNVKFVQNDKGYAEILNHDANSGNVAELLKLNTTKLREALTSRTIEARGDVVTTPLDLEQAKYARDALAKALYEKHFRWLVSRVNSSLAPKEKDPRASVIGILDIYGFEIFPKNSFEQFCINFCNEKLQQLFIQLTLKSEQEEYLREGIEWEPVEYFNNIIICDLIEERHRGIISILDDECLRPGDATDLSFLEKLSQRLDGHAHYKSHQKVDSRTQKLMGRDEFCLVHYAGDVTYTVNTFIEKNNDLLFRDLQSVMASSGNNIAGDCFKDLNLASKKRPETAITQFKNSLNELIKILSSKEPSYIRCIKPNDFKTPMHFDDKLVSHQVKYLGLMENLRVRRAGFAYRRTYEAFLERYKCLSQETWPNFHGPAREGVHKLVEAMKYEKEEFRMGNTKIFIRFPKTLFDTEDAYQIKKNDIATIIQSRWRGYSQRKQYLKMRAAAIIIQKWVRRFLAQKLKERRRKAADVIRAFIKGFITRNGPETVENRRFLGIAKVHWLKRLSTRLPSKLLDMSWPTCPATCQQASRELQHLHRRHLARKYRLALSPTDKKQFELKVLAEKMFKGKKNSYPSSIRERFVDDRLSEDQRVLRNTFMASPSWPAGEKLIYSCEAVKYDRRGYKPRARALLASDAALYVLDAASRKTYKLKHRLPLDKLRVVVTNETDELVLIKIPQELKKDKGDLIISVSHIIEALTIVTDYTKKPELIEIVDTRTIAHNLVNGKQGGTIEVTNGPQPAIQRAKSGNLLVVASP; encoded by the exons ATGGAGCACGCCCTACAGCATCGGGAGCGAGTAGGCGTGCAGGACTTTGTGCTGCTCGAAGACTTCCGTTCCGAAGCAGCGTTTATTGACAACTTGAAAAAGCGATTCCACGAGaacattatttat acgtACATCGGAAATGTGCTGATTTCCGTAAATCCATACAAGAATCTACCGATTTACACCGAggaaaaacaaaagttatattACAAGAAGGCCTTTTTCGAAGCTCCACCACACGT ATTCGCTATTGCCGATAACGCATACAGATCTTTGGTTTACGAACATAGAGAACAATGCATCTTGATTTCAG GTGAGTCTGGGTCTGGTAAGACTGAAGCCTCCAAAAAGGTTCTTGAATATATCGCAGCACGTACCAACCACTTACGCAACGTGGAAAATGTCAAAGATAAGCTGCTACAAAGTAATCCTTTACTGGAAGCCTTCGGTAATGCCAAGACACACAGGAATGACAACTCCAGTCGATTCGGCAAGTACATGGACATTCAGTTCAACTACGAAGGCGCTCCCGAAGGTGGACACATCTTAAACTATTTGCTGGAGAAGTCGAGAGTAGTTAGTCAGATGTCTGGTGAAAGAAATTTCCATATCTTCTACCAGTTACTCGCTGGTGGTGATCAGGAACTATTGAAGCATTTGAGACTACAGGGAAGACCAGAGGTTTACAAATACACGACTGATATG GTCACGCCAAATAGTCAGAAGATGAATGATGCGGAACAATTCCGAACTGTCAGAGAAGCGATGAAGATTATCGAGATCGCTGAGAACGAGCAAAATGAGATGTTCGAGATAGTGGCCAGCGTGTTGCACCTTGGAAACGTGAAGTTTGTGCAAAACGATAAAGGCTACGCAGAGATACTAAATCATGATGCCAATAGTGGAAACGTCGCTGAG CTTCTGAAACTAAATACAACTAAACTTCGTGAAGCGCTTACCAGCCGCACCATCGAGGCACGCGGAGATGTGGTCACTACCCCCCTTGACCTAGAACAGGCGAAGTACGCACGGGATGCGCTCGCCAAGGCTTTGTATGAGAAGCACTTTAGGTGGCTCGTCTCCAGGGTCAACTCTTCGCTAGCCCCCAAGGAAAAAGATCCACGCGCATCTGTAATTGGAATCCTTGACATTTATGGATTCGAGATTTTCCCAAAGAAtag CTTTGAACAGTTCTGCATCAATTTCTGCAATGAAAAACTACAGCAGCTCTTCATCCAGCTAACTCTGAAGTCAGAACAGGAGGAGTACCTGCGCGAAGGCATCGAATGGGAACCGGTCGAGTACTTCAATAACATAATCATTTGTGACCTCATCGAGGAGAGACATAGAG gtataaTATCGATCCTGGACGACGAATGTCTCCGACCCGGAGACGCAACGGACCTCAGCTTCTTGGAGAAGTTGTCTCAACGTCTGGACGGACACGCGCACTACAAATCGCACCAGAAAGTCGATTCGCGAACTCAGAAACTGATGGGACGAGAT GAGTTCTGCCTGGTCCACTACGCAGGCGACGTGACGTACACCGTCAATACCTTCATAGAAAAGAACAACGATTTGCTGTTCCGAGACTTGCAAAGCGTCATGGCATCTAGTGGAAACAACATAGCTGGAGATTGCTTTAAG gaccTGAACCTAGCAAGCAAGAAGCGCCCAGAGACAGCCATCACTCAATTCAAGAACTCACTGAATGAATTAATCAAGATCCTGAGCAGCAAAGAGCCTTCCTACATCCGATGCATCAAGCCCAATGACTTCAAAACTCCTA TGCACTTCGACGATAAGCTGGTGTCACATCAAGTGAAGTACCTCGGGCTGATGGAGAATCTGCGCGTGCGTCGCGCTGGCTTCGCGTACCGACGAACATACGAAGCTTTCCTCGAACG ATACAAGTGCCTGAGCCAAGAGACTTGGCCCAATTTCCACGGTCCTGCCAGAGAAGGCGTCCATAAACTTGTCGAGGCGATGAAATACGAAAAGGAGGAATTCAGAATGGGCAA CACAAAAATCTTCATCCGATTCCCAAAAACTCTATTTGATACCGAAGATGCATATCAAATCAAGAAGAACGACATAGCCACTATAATTCAAAGCCGCTGGCGAGGGTACAGTCAGAGAAAGCAGTATCTCAAGATGAGAGCAGCTGCTATCATCATACAGAAGTGGGTCAGGAGGTTCCTAGCTCAAAAGCTTAAGGAAAGGAGACGGAAGGCTGCGGACGTCATCAGGGCCTTTATTAAAg GTTTTATCACGCGCAACGGACCTGAGACCGTTGAAAACCGTCGGTTCCTCGGCATAGCCAAGGTGCACTGGCTCAAGCGCCTGTCGACGCGTTTGCCGAGCAAGTTGCTGGACATGTCGTGGCCGACGTGCCCCGCCACCTGCCAGCAAGCGTCCCGCGAGTTGCAGCATCTGCACCGCCGACACCTCGCTCGGAAATACAGACTAGCACTCTCACCGACAGATAAGAAGCAGTTCGAGCTCAAAGTGCTGGCCGAGAAGATGTTCAAGG GAAAGAAGAACAGCTATCCTAGCAGCATACGCGAGAGGTTCGTTGACGACCGGCTGTCGGAGGATCAACGCGTGTTGCGGAACACCTTCATGGCGTCTCCATCTTGGCCCGCGGGCGAGAAGCTCATT TACTCGTGCGAGGCGGTGAAGTACGACCGGCGCGGCTACAAGCCCCGCGCGCGCGCGCTGCTGGCGTCCGACGCCGCGCTCTACGTGCTGGACGCCGCCTCGCGCAAGACCTACAAGTTGAAGCACCGCCTGCCGCTCGATAAGCTGCGCGTCGTCGTCACCAACGAGACCGACGAGCTCGTCCTCATCAAGATTCCGCAGGAGCTCAAGAAGGACAAG GGTGATCTGATAATCTCCGTGTCCCACATTATCGAGGCACTCACTATCGTCACCGACTACACCAAGAAACCCGAACTGATCGAGATCGTTGACACGAGGAC TATTGCGCATAATTTGGTGAATGGCAAACAAGGAGGCACCATCGAAGTGACGAACGGCCCGCAACCTGCTATCCAGCGTGCCAAGAGCGGAAACTTGCTTGTG GTTGCCTCTCCATAA
- the LOC126773717 gene encoding unconventional myosin IC isoform X2 translates to MTQIDSVQVAESSSPSAVLVVNGNAENTLQAPANKAYVRPVSVQGVMEHALQHRERVGVQDFVLLEDFRSEAAFIDNLKKRFHENIIYTYIGNVLISVNPYKNLPIYTEEKQKLYYKKAFFEAPPHVFAIADNAYRSLVYEHREQCILISGESGSGKTEASKKVLEYIAARTNHLRNVENVKDKLLQSNPLLEAFGNAKTHRNDNSSRFGKYMDIQFNYEGAPEGGHILNYLLEKSRVVSQMSGERNFHIFYQLLAGGDQELLKHLRLQGRPEVYKYTTDMVTPNSQKMNDAEQFRTVREAMKIIEIAENEQNEMFEIVASVLHLGNVKFVQNDKGYAEILNHDANSGNVAELLKLNTTKLREALTSRTIEARGDVVTTPLDLEQAKYARDALAKALYEKHFRWLVSRVNSSLAPKEKDPRASVIGILDIYGFEIFPKNSFEQFCINFCNEKLQQLFIQLTLKSEQEEYLREGIEWEPVEYFNNIIICDLIEERHRGIISILDDECLRPGDATDLSFLEKLSQRLDGHAHYKSHQKVDSRTQKLMGRDEFCLVHYAGDVTYTVNTFIEKNNDLLFRDLQSVMASSGNNIAGDCFKDLNLASKKRPETAITQFKNSLNELIKILSSKEPSYIRCIKPNDFKTPMHFDDKLVSHQVKYLGLMENLRVRRAGFAYRRTYEAFLERYKCLSQETWPNFHGPAREGVHKLVEAMKYEKEEFRMGNTKIFIRFPKTLFDTEDAYQIKKNDIATIIQSRWRGYSQRKQYLKMRAAAIIIQKWVRRFLAQKLKERRRKAADVIRAFIKGFITRNGPETVENRRFLGIAKVHWLKRLSTRLPSKLLDMSWPTCPATCQQASRELQHLHRRHLARKYRLALSPTDKKQFELKVLAEKMFKGKKNSYPSSIRERFVDDRLSEDQRVLRNTFMASPSWPAGEKLIYSCEAVKYDRRGYKPRARALLASDAALYVLDAASRKTYKLKHRLPLDKLRVVVTNETDELVLIKIPQELKKDKGDLIISVSHIIEALTIVTDYTKKPELIEIVDTRTIAHNLVNGKQGGTIEVTNGPQPAIQRAKSGNLLVVASP, encoded by the exons GTACGTGCGTCCGGTGTCCGTGCAAGGCGTGATGGAGCACGCCCTACAGCATCGGGAGCGAGTAGGCGTGCAGGACTTTGTGCTGCTCGAAGACTTCCGTTCCGAAGCAGCGTTTATTGACAACTTGAAAAAGCGATTCCACGAGaacattatttat acgtACATCGGAAATGTGCTGATTTCCGTAAATCCATACAAGAATCTACCGATTTACACCGAggaaaaacaaaagttatattACAAGAAGGCCTTTTTCGAAGCTCCACCACACGT ATTCGCTATTGCCGATAACGCATACAGATCTTTGGTTTACGAACATAGAGAACAATGCATCTTGATTTCAG GTGAGTCTGGGTCTGGTAAGACTGAAGCCTCCAAAAAGGTTCTTGAATATATCGCAGCACGTACCAACCACTTACGCAACGTGGAAAATGTCAAAGATAAGCTGCTACAAAGTAATCCTTTACTGGAAGCCTTCGGTAATGCCAAGACACACAGGAATGACAACTCCAGTCGATTCGGCAAGTACATGGACATTCAGTTCAACTACGAAGGCGCTCCCGAAGGTGGACACATCTTAAACTATTTGCTGGAGAAGTCGAGAGTAGTTAGTCAGATGTCTGGTGAAAGAAATTTCCATATCTTCTACCAGTTACTCGCTGGTGGTGATCAGGAACTATTGAAGCATTTGAGACTACAGGGAAGACCAGAGGTTTACAAATACACGACTGATATG GTCACGCCAAATAGTCAGAAGATGAATGATGCGGAACAATTCCGAACTGTCAGAGAAGCGATGAAGATTATCGAGATCGCTGAGAACGAGCAAAATGAGATGTTCGAGATAGTGGCCAGCGTGTTGCACCTTGGAAACGTGAAGTTTGTGCAAAACGATAAAGGCTACGCAGAGATACTAAATCATGATGCCAATAGTGGAAACGTCGCTGAG CTTCTGAAACTAAATACAACTAAACTTCGTGAAGCGCTTACCAGCCGCACCATCGAGGCACGCGGAGATGTGGTCACTACCCCCCTTGACCTAGAACAGGCGAAGTACGCACGGGATGCGCTCGCCAAGGCTTTGTATGAGAAGCACTTTAGGTGGCTCGTCTCCAGGGTCAACTCTTCGCTAGCCCCCAAGGAAAAAGATCCACGCGCATCTGTAATTGGAATCCTTGACATTTATGGATTCGAGATTTTCCCAAAGAAtag CTTTGAACAGTTCTGCATCAATTTCTGCAATGAAAAACTACAGCAGCTCTTCATCCAGCTAACTCTGAAGTCAGAACAGGAGGAGTACCTGCGCGAAGGCATCGAATGGGAACCGGTCGAGTACTTCAATAACATAATCATTTGTGACCTCATCGAGGAGAGACATAGAG gtataaTATCGATCCTGGACGACGAATGTCTCCGACCCGGAGACGCAACGGACCTCAGCTTCTTGGAGAAGTTGTCTCAACGTCTGGACGGACACGCGCACTACAAATCGCACCAGAAAGTCGATTCGCGAACTCAGAAACTGATGGGACGAGAT GAGTTCTGCCTGGTCCACTACGCAGGCGACGTGACGTACACCGTCAATACCTTCATAGAAAAGAACAACGATTTGCTGTTCCGAGACTTGCAAAGCGTCATGGCATCTAGTGGAAACAACATAGCTGGAGATTGCTTTAAG gaccTGAACCTAGCAAGCAAGAAGCGCCCAGAGACAGCCATCACTCAATTCAAGAACTCACTGAATGAATTAATCAAGATCCTGAGCAGCAAAGAGCCTTCCTACATCCGATGCATCAAGCCCAATGACTTCAAAACTCCTA TGCACTTCGACGATAAGCTGGTGTCACATCAAGTGAAGTACCTCGGGCTGATGGAGAATCTGCGCGTGCGTCGCGCTGGCTTCGCGTACCGACGAACATACGAAGCTTTCCTCGAACG ATACAAGTGCCTGAGCCAAGAGACTTGGCCCAATTTCCACGGTCCTGCCAGAGAAGGCGTCCATAAACTTGTCGAGGCGATGAAATACGAAAAGGAGGAATTCAGAATGGGCAA CACAAAAATCTTCATCCGATTCCCAAAAACTCTATTTGATACCGAAGATGCATATCAAATCAAGAAGAACGACATAGCCACTATAATTCAAAGCCGCTGGCGAGGGTACAGTCAGAGAAAGCAGTATCTCAAGATGAGAGCAGCTGCTATCATCATACAGAAGTGGGTCAGGAGGTTCCTAGCTCAAAAGCTTAAGGAAAGGAGACGGAAGGCTGCGGACGTCATCAGGGCCTTTATTAAAg GTTTTATCACGCGCAACGGACCTGAGACCGTTGAAAACCGTCGGTTCCTCGGCATAGCCAAGGTGCACTGGCTCAAGCGCCTGTCGACGCGTTTGCCGAGCAAGTTGCTGGACATGTCGTGGCCGACGTGCCCCGCCACCTGCCAGCAAGCGTCCCGCGAGTTGCAGCATCTGCACCGCCGACACCTCGCTCGGAAATACAGACTAGCACTCTCACCGACAGATAAGAAGCAGTTCGAGCTCAAAGTGCTGGCCGAGAAGATGTTCAAGG GAAAGAAGAACAGCTATCCTAGCAGCATACGCGAGAGGTTCGTTGACGACCGGCTGTCGGAGGATCAACGCGTGTTGCGGAACACCTTCATGGCGTCTCCATCTTGGCCCGCGGGCGAGAAGCTCATT TACTCGTGCGAGGCGGTGAAGTACGACCGGCGCGGCTACAAGCCCCGCGCGCGCGCGCTGCTGGCGTCCGACGCCGCGCTCTACGTGCTGGACGCCGCCTCGCGCAAGACCTACAAGTTGAAGCACCGCCTGCCGCTCGATAAGCTGCGCGTCGTCGTCACCAACGAGACCGACGAGCTCGTCCTCATCAAGATTCCGCAGGAGCTCAAGAAGGACAAG GGTGATCTGATAATCTCCGTGTCCCACATTATCGAGGCACTCACTATCGTCACCGACTACACCAAGAAACCCGAACTGATCGAGATCGTTGACACGAGGAC TATTGCGCATAATTTGGTGAATGGCAAACAAGGAGGCACCATCGAAGTGACGAACGGCCCGCAACCTGCTATCCAGCGTGCCAAGAGCGGAAACTTGCTTGTG GTTGCCTCTCCATAA